In one Amaranthus tricolor cultivar Red isolate AtriRed21 chromosome 8, ASM2621246v1, whole genome shotgun sequence genomic region, the following are encoded:
- the LOC130820429 gene encoding uncharacterized protein LOC130820429, producing the protein MMGETEIGTTNQATDRNQLPKLIYPAFANFFFQAHQRLQNFLESHVRVPGEVKQRKDLTKQVTENEQKVLNDWEIELQKQLQLWRANPYWSHQPPEIEVAVPKGSLCNLHITFNAGLPPDAVYNIIIDPDSKRIFRNIKEVISRKVLVDEGYRQVVQVEQAAIWKFLWLSGTISVNVLVEQNREDHSMRFKQTNTGFMKKFEGCWKMDPVFVDENICYPFKPKTLSEYRSCTRGNGRIGSRVSLEQLLQPAIVPPPPFSWYLRGITWKTSETLMNYLLEEVARIKGISPETDLSRDEKSFRELASEMSIDEVRDIKKRWALRRRNSLHNRKSLLA; encoded by the exons ATGATGGGAGAAACTGAGATAGGTACAACCAATCAAGCTACTGATAGAAATCAACTGCCTAAACTGATTTATCCTGCATTTGCAAACTTTTTCTTTCAAGCCCATCAAAGATTGCAGAATTTTTTAGAG TCACATGTTAGAGTACCAGGGGAAGTAAAGCAGAGAAAGGATTTAACTAAGCAGGTTACCGAAAATGAACAGAAAGTGTTGAATGATTGGGAGATTGAACTGCAGAAGCAGCTGCAACTTTGGCGAGCAAACCCGTATTGGAGTCATCAACCGCCTGAGATAGAG GTTGCTGTACCTAAAGGATCACTTTGCAACCTGCATATAACATTCAACGCTGGGTTGCCTCCAGATGCCGTGTACAACATCATTATTGACCCAGATAGCAAGAGGATCTTCCGAAACATCAAG GAGGTCATATCGAGGAAGGTGTTGGTTGATGAAGGTTATAGACAAGTAGTTCAAGTGGAACAAGCAGCTATATGGAAGTTCCTATGGTTATCAGGAACTATATCAGTCAATGTCTTAGTAGAACAAAACAGGGAGGATCACTCT ATGAGGTTCAAGCAGACAAACACGGGATTCATGAAGAAGTTCGAAGGTTGCTGGAAAATGGATCCCGTGTTTGTTGATGAGAATATATGCTATCCATTTAAACCGAAAACTTTATCAGAGTATCGTTCATGTACAAGAGGAAACGGAAGGATTGGATCGAGGGTTAGCTTAGAGCAATTGCTTCAACCAGCTATTGTTCCACCCCCTCCTTTTTCATGGTATCTTAGGGGAATCACCTGGAAGACCTCTGAGACGCTGATGAATTATCTGCTCGAAGAGGTTGCAAGAATCAAGGGTATTTCTCCAGAGACGGATTTAAGTAGAGATGAGAAGTCATTTCGAGAATTAGCTAGTGAAATGAGTATAGATGAAGTACGCGACATCAAGAAAAGATGGGCGTTGCGAAGGAGAAATTCTTTGCATAATCGAAAGTCTCTCTTAGCATGA